A single genomic interval of Pseudomonas sp. FeN3W harbors:
- a CDS encoding tripartite tricarboxylate transporter permease, whose translation METLNFLLQGFDVATRPTNLLVALFGAFVGTVVGLLPGLGPINGVALLLPLAFALGLPPETALILLAAVYLGCEYGGRISAILLNVPGDAAAVMTTLDGYPLARQGKAGIALSLSAVSSFIGSIIATCGVVLFAPLLAKWAVAFGPAEYFVLMIFAIACLGGMVGDKPVKTLMAALMGLALATVGVDSTTGVYRFTFGSVSLSDGIQFVIVVIGFFSVSEILLMLEKTHSGQKAVKASGRLLFNFKEFCLTFWTMVRSAVAGFVIGTLPGAGATIASAMTYMSEKRMAGDKGRFGDGDLRGLAAPEAANNASACGSLIPMLTLGVPGSGTTAVMIGALTLYNITPGPLLFEQQPDVVWGLIASLFIGNVILLVMNIPLVGLFSRMLAVPNWVLVPAITVISMVGVYSVHSTTFDLVLMVGLGVFGYLLRKLDFPLSALILGFVLGEMMEDNLRRALSISNGELGILWGSPITLVLWVLTVAMLGMPALRWYLKRRRGNVVEAQV comes from the coding sequence ATGGAAACTTTGAATTTCTTGCTGCAGGGCTTCGATGTCGCCACCCGGCCGACCAACCTGTTGGTGGCGCTGTTCGGCGCCTTCGTCGGCACCGTGGTCGGCCTCTTGCCGGGGCTCGGCCCGATCAATGGCGTGGCGCTGCTGCTGCCGCTGGCCTTCGCCCTCGGCCTGCCACCGGAAACCGCGCTGATCCTGCTCGCCGCGGTGTACCTGGGTTGCGAGTATGGCGGACGCATCTCGGCAATCCTGCTCAACGTGCCGGGTGACGCCGCCGCGGTGATGACCACCCTCGACGGCTACCCGCTGGCGCGCCAGGGCAAGGCCGGTATCGCCCTGTCGCTGTCGGCGGTCAGCTCCTTCATCGGCAGCATCATCGCCACCTGCGGCGTGGTGCTGTTCGCCCCGCTGCTGGCCAAGTGGGCGGTGGCCTTCGGCCCTGCGGAATACTTCGTGCTGATGATCTTCGCCATCGCCTGCCTTGGCGGCATGGTCGGCGACAAGCCGGTGAAGACGCTGATGGCGGCGTTGATGGGCCTGGCGCTCGCTACCGTGGGTGTCGACTCCACCACCGGCGTCTATCGTTTTACCTTCGGCAGCGTCAGCCTGTCCGACGGCATCCAGTTCGTCATCGTGGTGATCGGCTTCTTCAGCGTCAGCGAGATCCTGCTGATGCTGGAAAAAACCCACAGCGGGCAGAAGGCGGTGAAGGCCAGCGGCCGGTTGCTGTTCAACTTCAAGGAGTTCTGCCTGACCTTCTGGACCATGGTGCGCAGCGCCGTGGCCGGCTTCGTCATCGGCACGCTGCCGGGCGCCGGGGCGACCATCGCCAGCGCCATGACCTACATGAGCGAGAAGCGCATGGCCGGCGACAAGGGCCGCTTCGGTGATGGCGACCTGCGCGGTCTGGCGGCGCCGGAGGCGGCGAACAACGCCTCGGCCTGCGGTTCGCTGATCCCCATGCTGACCCTCGGCGTACCCGGTTCGGGCACCACGGCGGTTATGATCGGCGCGCTGACGCTGTACAACATCACCCCCGGCCCGCTGCTGTTCGAACAGCAGCCTGACGTGGTCTGGGGCCTGATCGCCTCGCTGTTCATCGGCAACGTGATCCTGCTGGTGATGAATATTCCGCTGGTCGGCCTGTTCTCGCGCATGCTCGCCGTGCCGAACTGGGTGCTGGTGCCGGCGATCACCGTGATCAGCATGGTCGGCGTGTATTCGGTGCACAGCACCACCTTCGATCTGGTGCTGATGGTCGGCCTCGGCGTGTTCGGCTACCTGCTGCGCAAGCTGGACTTCCCGTTGTCGGCTCTGATTCTCGGCTTCGTTCTCGGTGAAATGATGGAAGACAACCTGCGCCGCGCACTGTCGATCTCCAACGGCGAGCTGGGCATCCTCTGGGGCAGCCCGATCACCCTGGTGCTGTGGGTGCTCACCGTGGCGATGCTCGGCATGCCGGCGCTGCGCTGGTACCTCAAGCGGCGTCGCGGCAACGTGGTCGAGGCGCAGGTCTGA
- a CDS encoding tripartite tricarboxylate transporter TctB family protein, whose protein sequence is MYVRVFAAAWLLICAGLALLAWGFEAPFAYDPVGPRAYPLLLLSLMACGVAWLLFKPHGEPTPAFDRPRAQRAVLCVLALLAYALLFEILGFVISTALAGFALGLLFNGRLWPSVISGALLGVLLYGLFDYLLDVPLPLGLLRLLES, encoded by the coding sequence TACGTACGTGTCTTCGCCGCGGCGTGGCTGCTCATCTGCGCCGGCCTCGCCCTGCTCGCCTGGGGCTTCGAGGCACCCTTCGCCTACGACCCGGTCGGGCCGCGCGCCTATCCGCTGCTGCTGCTGTCGCTGATGGCCTGTGGTGTGGCGTGGCTGCTGTTCAAGCCGCACGGTGAGCCGACGCCGGCGTTCGATCGACCCAGGGCGCAGCGCGCCGTGCTGTGCGTGCTGGCGCTGCTGGCCTATGCGCTGCTGTTCGAAATTTTGGGTTTCGTCATCAGCACCGCCCTGGCCGGTTTCGCCCTCGGTCTGCTGTTCAACGGTCGCCTGTGGCCCAGCGTGATCAGCGGTGCGCTGCTTGGCGTGCTGCTTTACGGGCTGTTCGATTACCTGCTGGACGTGCCGCTGCCGCTTGGTCTGCTGCGTCTGCTGGAGAGCTGA